A single Dongia rigui DNA region contains:
- a CDS encoding CDP-alcohol phosphatidyltransferase family protein has translation MKLWIDAGRSSAERVFGMDLIERHLKAVRHQKIDLSEVIIDVGAGPVPDWVAEPRLACPVRVVTGEGTCGDRLRAALAANEPLLATDAASLADGRLYRYLADRSGSCAVRANKATIARIEPVDASRILVAPTLDAVTAPLTEIRQDDFPAFVAKLRRSLPFYLFSVTNAAERNSVERFLFWSNYKGSTDFFTKYVYPPLVWAMVPPLARARIHPNTVTIVSIILTVLAVPLFATGHFWWGFACAYGMSVLDSVDGKLARLTFTDSAIGNVLDHGLDIVHPPFWYFGWAIGLLGGWAAADLSQPLWQAAWVMLALYILDRLILAVYRAKFKRGLHTHAAMDAIVRTFISRRNINLPLFTVAYAVGWGLEAFYFIVLWQALTCLYHGGRTIWILATFHPAPAEPV, from the coding sequence ATGAAATTGTGGATCGACGCCGGGCGCAGCAGCGCCGAGCGCGTCTTTGGCATGGACCTGATCGAGCGCCATCTCAAAGCTGTGCGGCATCAAAAGATCGACCTCAGCGAAGTCATCATCGATGTGGGCGCCGGACCAGTTCCGGACTGGGTCGCCGAGCCACGCCTGGCATGCCCCGTGCGCGTTGTTACTGGCGAGGGTACCTGCGGTGACCGCCTGCGCGCCGCGTTGGCGGCAAACGAACCGCTGCTGGCAACCGACGCCGCGAGCCTCGCGGATGGCCGGCTCTACCGCTATCTGGCCGACCGGTCTGGCAGTTGCGCCGTACGCGCCAACAAAGCGACCATCGCGCGGATCGAACCGGTGGACGCATCGCGCATCCTCGTGGCGCCGACCCTTGATGCGGTCACAGCCCCCCTCACCGAAATCCGGCAAGACGACTTCCCCGCCTTCGTTGCCAAGTTGCGCCGCTCTCTGCCCTTTTACTTGTTCTCGGTGACCAATGCCGCCGAGCGGAACAGCGTCGAGAGGTTCCTATTCTGGTCGAACTACAAGGGCTCGACCGATTTCTTCACGAAGTACGTTTATCCGCCGCTGGTCTGGGCCATGGTGCCACCCTTGGCGCGGGCGCGTATCCATCCCAACACGGTTACCATCGTCAGCATCATCCTCACCGTCCTCGCCGTACCGCTCTTTGCGACCGGCCATTTCTGGTGGGGGTTTGCCTGCGCCTATGGCATGAGCGTACTGGATTCAGTCGACGGCAAGCTGGCGCGGCTGACCTTCACGGATTCGGCCATCGGCAACGTTCTCGACCATGGCCTCGATATCGTTCATCCGCCGTTCTGGTATTTCGGCTGGGCCATCGGGCTGCTGGGCGGGTGGGCCGCCGCCGATTTGAGCCAGCCACTTTGGCAGGCAGCCTGGGTCATGCTCGCGCTCTACATCCTCGACCGGCTCATTCTCGCGGTCTACCGCGCCAAGTTTAAGCGCGGCCTGCACACCCACGCCGCCATGGACGCCATTGTCCGGACCTTCATTTCCCGCCGAAACATCAATTTGCCGCTTTTTACTGTGGCTTATGCGGTGGGATGGGGGCTCGAGGCGTTCTATTTCATCGTTCTGTGGCAGGCGCTTACCTGCCTTTACCATGGCGGCAGAACGATCTGGATCCTCGCAACCTTCCACCCGGCACCGGCCGAACCGGTTTGA
- a CDS encoding sterol desaturase family protein has translation MLRFGFWKNRTHNLDRMNLADLVRAFATYPSVHAYLGVAAVSFYFVWHWYESPLPLLAAIGLTILIYPLVWYVLHRWVLHSQFLYKSPLTAKVWKRIHFDHHQDPHNLVVLFGALYTTLPTIALVTMPIGYAVGGLAGAAMAFASGLLTTCFYEFCHCVQHLNTTPKNPFLKRIKQQHLWHHFHNEQGNYGITNFFWDKLGKTYYAKASAMPRSPTVHNIGYTAEMAERYPWVAQLSNDTRGDNNPRRFRSGSTNNPAE, from the coding sequence ATGCTTCGTTTCGGCTTCTGGAAGAACCGGACCCATAATCTTGATCGCATGAATCTCGCGGACCTCGTGCGCGCTTTTGCAACCTATCCCTCCGTCCATGCCTATCTCGGCGTGGCTGCAGTGAGCTTCTATTTCGTGTGGCACTGGTACGAAAGCCCGCTGCCGTTGTTGGCCGCCATCGGCCTCACAATTCTGATCTATCCGCTGGTCTGGTACGTGCTTCACCGCTGGGTGCTCCACAGCCAGTTTCTCTACAAATCGCCGCTGACCGCCAAGGTGTGGAAGCGGATCCATTTCGACCATCACCAGGATCCGCATAACCTCGTTGTATTGTTCGGCGCGCTCTACACGACGCTGCCGACAATCGCCCTCGTTACCATGCCGATCGGCTACGCCGTCGGCGGCCTTGCCGGTGCCGCAATGGCTTTTGCCAGTGGCTTGCTCACCACCTGCTTCTACGAGTTCTGCCACTGCGTGCAGCATCTCAACACAACGCCAAAGAATCCCTTCTTGAAGCGCATCAAGCAGCAGCATTTGTGGCACCACTTCCACAATGAGCAGGGCAATTACGGCATTACCAATTTCTTTTGGGACAAACTCGGCAAGACCTACTACGCCAAGGCGAGCGCGATGCCGCGGAGCCCAACAGTCCACAACATCGGCTACACCGCCGAAATGGCAGAGCGCTATCCCTGGGTGGCGCAGTTATCGAACGACACCCGCGGCGACAACAATCCGCGCCGCTTCCGCAGCGGGTCGACGAACAACCCGGCGGAATAA
- a CDS encoding dATP pyrophosphohydrolase, whose translation MAAIEVVPVTDKAGLKAFIALPKRLYSGSKGYVAPLDMERAEVLSPTKNPYFTHAKAQLFIAKRDGKVVGRVSAQICQLEQKLRPGTGHFGWIDAEDDPAIYQALVDAAAAWLRQQGSTRMVGPLSFCTNEETGLLVDGFDSLPMLMMPYHAPYAGRHVEAAGFAKLKDVVAYDLDKTAYKPVGSSRMLEKLQADGTIRMRGLDMKNYTRDLGIILDIFNDAWADNWGMIPFTADEIAAAAKSMKPLIDPNLVVIAEVKGEAAGMLVCLPNLMEAIRDFDGSLLPFNVLKLLWRLKANKLKTSRIPLMGIRRKHHGSVLGATLLPLMFDRLKAPFLKRGLERVEMSWILEDNMPMRRVIEGVGGKVYKTYRIYEKSLA comes from the coding sequence ATGGCTGCGATCGAGGTCGTTCCGGTCACCGATAAGGCTGGGCTGAAGGCGTTCATCGCACTGCCAAAACGGCTCTATTCCGGCAGCAAAGGCTATGTCGCGCCGCTCGACATGGAGCGGGCTGAGGTCCTTTCGCCGACCAAGAACCCCTATTTCACCCATGCCAAGGCGCAGCTGTTTATCGCCAAGCGCGACGGCAAGGTTGTCGGCCGCGTGTCGGCGCAAATCTGCCAATTGGAACAGAAGCTGCGCCCCGGTACCGGCCATTTCGGCTGGATCGATGCCGAGGATGACCCGGCGATCTACCAGGCACTCGTCGACGCTGCAGCGGCCTGGCTGCGCCAACAGGGTTCGACCCGCATGGTCGGTCCCTTGAGCTTCTGCACCAATGAAGAGACCGGCCTATTGGTGGACGGTTTCGACAGCCTGCCCATGTTGATGATGCCCTATCACGCACCTTACGCAGGGCGGCATGTTGAGGCCGCTGGTTTTGCCAAGCTCAAGGACGTCGTCGCCTACGATCTCGACAAGACCGCCTACAAGCCGGTCGGCTCGTCGCGGATGCTGGAAAAGCTGCAGGCGGACGGCACTATCCGCATGCGTGGCCTCGATATGAAGAACTACACCCGCGATCTCGGCATTATCCTCGACATCTTCAACGATGCCTGGGCCGATAATTGGGGCATGATCCCCTTCACGGCGGACGAGATCGCTGCAGCGGCCAAATCGATGAAGCCGCTCATCGACCCCAATCTGGTCGTCATCGCCGAAGTTAAAGGCGAAGCCGCCGGCATGTTGGTTTGTCTCCCCAACCTCATGGAGGCGATCCGCGATTTCGACGGCAGCCTGTTGCCGTTCAATGTCCTCAAACTGCTGTGGCGCCTGAAGGCTAACAAGCTGAAGACCAGCCGCATTCCCTTGATGGGCATTCGCCGCAAGCACCACGGCTCCGTGCTGGGAGCCACTTTGCTGCCGCTGATGTTCGATCGCCTGAAAGCGCCGTTCCTGAAGCGTGGCCTTGAACGCGTCGAAATGTCCTGGATTCTCGAAGACAATATGCCGATGCGCCGCGTCATCGAAGGTGTCGGTGGCAAGGTCTACAAGACCTACCGCATCTACGAGAAATCATTGGCCTGA
- a CDS encoding nucleotidyltransferase family protein, producing MSPAPFNALILAGNRREGDSVAVLAGVTHKALAPINGVPMLLRLYRTLRSVEGVADIHVCIDDGALLDTVPELAAARASGAIKVVAPEASPAASLGAALDIIGLQHPLLTTTADHPLLTAAMVSHMLKNAPADAELAVGLAEAETVTAVYPEAIRTFYRFKGRRFSGCNLFLARDSNARKVASYWQRMERHRKKPWRLVLEVGPLALLRMAVGRLSLDDAFQHVSRLTGARIRPVLMPFAEAPIDVDKPADFELVTEILRRREGAA from the coding sequence ATGTCGCCAGCGCCCTTCAACGCCCTGATCCTGGCCGGCAATCGTCGCGAAGGCGACAGCGTCGCCGTGCTGGCTGGCGTCACCCACAAGGCGTTGGCACCGATCAACGGCGTGCCGATGCTGCTGCGCCTCTATCGCACCTTGCGTTCCGTCGAGGGCGTCGCCGACATCCATGTCTGCATCGATGACGGCGCCCTGCTGGATACGGTGCCGGAACTGGCGGCCGCGCGCGCCAGCGGCGCCATTAAGGTGGTGGCACCCGAAGCCAGCCCCGCAGCCAGCCTCGGTGCCGCACTCGACATCATTGGCTTGCAGCATCCGCTCCTCACAACCACTGCCGACCATCCGCTTTTGACGGCGGCCATGGTCTCCCACATGCTGAAAAATGCGCCGGCCGATGCGGAACTGGCGGTCGGTCTCGCCGAGGCGGAGACGGTGACGGCGGTCTATCCCGAAGCCATTCGGACATTCTATCGCTTCAAAGGCCGACGCTTCAGCGGCTGCAACCTGTTTCTCGCGCGCGACAGCAATGCCCGCAAGGTCGCCAGCTATTGGCAGCGCATGGAGCGGCATCGGAAGAAACCCTGGCGGCTGGTCCTGGAAGTGGGGCCATTGGCGCTGCTGCGGATGGCCGTTGGTCGGCTCAGCCTAGACGATGCCTTTCAGCATGTCTCGCGCTTGACTGGCGCCCGCATTCGTCCGGTCCTGATGCCCTTCGCCGAGGCGCCGATCGATGTCGACAAGCCCGCCGATTTCGAACTGGTCACCGAAATTCTCCGCCGCCGCGAAGGCGCCGCCTAA
- a CDS encoding aminotransferase class III-fold pyridoxal phosphate-dependent enzyme, translating into MQYTANTLENHWMPFTSNRDFKAEPRLMVKAQGMHYWNHKGEKLIDASSGLFCCAAGHGRTEIIDAVHASMKEIDYTPHFQVGHPSSFELAQKVAKITPGDLDYVFFCNSGSEAVETAIKIALAYHVAKGEGQRTRFVSRERAYHGVNIGGVSLSGMVRNRETFGAVMPGVAHLRHTWQPEARFTRGQPENGADLANDLQRFIDLYGPKSIAACFVEPIAGSTGVLIPPKGYLERLREICDKNGILLVFDEVICGFGRTGKAFAAQSFGVTPDIITMAKALTNGALPMGAVAVSEKIYHTVTSSALDGAVEFFHGYTYSAHPAACAAGIAALDVYEKEGLFERAAEMSPYFLDRMYSLQSVKAVTDIRGYGMLCGIDLAPAARPGLRGFDATKRLFAKGLHIKFTGDAGICAPALVATKADIDEIWRIFKEVFSEY; encoded by the coding sequence ATGCAGTACACCGCAAATACGCTCGAAAACCACTGGATGCCCTTCACGTCGAACCGCGACTTCAAGGCCGAGCCGCGCCTGATGGTCAAGGCCCAGGGCATGCATTACTGGAACCACAAGGGCGAGAAGCTGATCGACGCTTCGTCGGGCCTGTTCTGCTGCGCTGCCGGCCATGGCCGCACGGAGATCATCGACGCCGTCCATGCCTCGATGAAGGAGATCGACTACACGCCGCATTTCCAGGTCGGGCATCCCTCCTCCTTCGAACTGGCGCAGAAAGTCGCCAAGATTACCCCGGGTGACCTAGACTACGTCTTCTTTTGCAATTCCGGCTCAGAAGCGGTCGAAACGGCGATCAAGATCGCGCTCGCCTATCACGTCGCCAAAGGTGAAGGGCAGCGCACCCGGTTTGTCAGCCGCGAGCGCGCCTATCATGGCGTCAATATCGGCGGCGTTTCACTCTCAGGCATGGTCCGCAATCGCGAGACGTTCGGCGCCGTCATGCCGGGTGTCGCACACCTGCGGCACACCTGGCAGCCGGAGGCACGTTTCACCCGCGGCCAGCCTGAAAATGGCGCCGATCTCGCCAATGACCTGCAGCGCTTCATCGACCTCTATGGCCCGAAGTCCATCGCTGCCTGTTTCGTCGAGCCGATTGCGGGGTCGACCGGCGTTCTCATTCCGCCCAAAGGCTATCTCGAGCGCCTGCGCGAGATCTGCGACAAGAACGGCATCCTGCTGGTGTTCGATGAGGTCATCTGCGGCTTCGGTCGCACCGGCAAGGCCTTCGCGGCACAAAGCTTCGGCGTGACGCCTGACATCATCACCATGGCCAAGGCGCTTACCAATGGTGCGTTGCCAATGGGTGCGGTGGCGGTCAGCGAGAAGATCTATCACACCGTCACCAGTTCGGCGCTGGACGGCGCGGTCGAGTTCTTCCACGGATACACCTATTCGGCCCACCCCGCAGCCTGTGCCGCCGGCATCGCCGCCCTCGACGTCTACGAGAAGGAAGGCCTGTTCGAGCGCGCGGCCGAAATGTCGCCCTACTTCCTCGATCGCATGTACTCGCTGCAGAGTGTCAAGGCCGTTACCGACATTCGCGGCTACGGCATGCTGTGCGGCATCGATCTGGCACCGGCAGCGCGCCCCGGTCTGCGCGGCTTCGATGCGACCAAGCGGCTGTTTGCTAAGGGCCTGCATATCAAGTTCACGGGCGATGCCGGCATTTGCGCCCCGGCACTGGTCGCCACAAAGGCCGATATCGATGAAATTTGGCGTATCTTCAAGGAAGTCTTCAGCGAATACTGA
- a CDS encoding molybdopterin oxidoreductase family protein gives MTKPRFLAEKIDAPAPRAGEQVIDYSIPADDEVKTTTCYMCACRCGIKVHLKDGQIRYIEGNRDHPVNKGVLCAKGSAGIMTQQSPAKLTKPLKRVGERGAGEFVEIEWEEALAIATDRLAKIRATDPKRLAFFTGRDQSQALTGWWASKFGTPNFAAHGGFCSVNMAAAGLYSLGGAFWEFGEPDWERTKYFLMFGVAEDHDSNPIKIGLGQLKSRPSDNPAKFVSVNPIRTGYSAIADEWLGIKPGTDGLFVLSLIHELLRNDKIDLDFLVRYTNAPWLVINAPDTEEHGLIYRNQEGDPLCLDRNTGTFVDAMQPGIRPHLVGPVSLPDGRPARTVLDLLVSRYLDDAYAPDRVAPQIGIPAETIRRIAAELADVAFEQTIEIKTPWTDWAGRRHESFIGRPVSMHAMRGVSAHSNGFQTCRAIHVLQMLLGSIDCPGGWRYKPPFPKVPGSGPTPSPMVGPNQPLTGMPLGFPQGPKDLLVDTLGQPLRIDKAYSWEAPLALHGLMHMVIHNAWKGDPYTIDTLFLYMANMAWNSSMNTAGTMDMLKDKNPATGEYRIPFIIYSDAYYSETVAFADLVLPDTTYLERWDCISLLDRPISHADAAGDAIRQPIIKPDRDVRAFQDVLLDLGTRLKLPGMVSEDGSALYPGGLRDYILKHERKPGIGMLSGFRGDGTEEGRGKPNPDQLDRYIANGCFHKMVIPENARFNRFGNLDYLKWATARGLIDNPDPMVLQLYSEPMRRFQLAAEGFGDRQPANEHDAARIRAFADPLPIWYPPFGEAETDDGFPLHALTQRPMHMYHSWGTQNVWLRQLQARNPLFVHHTTAAELDLTDGDWVWIESAHGKVKAEVKLMDGVHPGTVWTWNAIGKRKGAWNLVPQAPEAKSGFLLNHVISELLPPREDGYRYTNSDPITGQAAWFDLKIKLRKCSVEEFGMTEPSFAAQPQRGPTPERTVRYGAPLKKGAAE, from the coding sequence ATGACCAAGCCACGCTTTCTGGCCGAGAAGATCGACGCGCCCGCACCTCGTGCCGGCGAACAGGTCATTGATTATTCGATACCTGCCGATGACGAGGTGAAGACAACCACATGTTACATGTGCGCCTGCCGCTGTGGCATCAAGGTGCACCTCAAGGACGGCCAGATTCGCTATATCGAGGGCAACCGCGACCATCCGGTGAACAAGGGCGTGCTGTGCGCCAAGGGCTCGGCCGGCATCATGACCCAGCAGTCGCCAGCCAAGCTCACCAAGCCGCTGAAACGTGTGGGTGAACGTGGCGCCGGCGAATTTGTCGAGATCGAATGGGAGGAAGCTCTTGCCATTGCGACCGACAGGCTGGCGAAGATTCGGGCGACCGATCCCAAGAGGCTCGCCTTCTTCACGGGGCGCGATCAGAGCCAGGCGCTCACCGGCTGGTGGGCGTCGAAATTCGGCACGCCGAATTTTGCCGCCCATGGCGGTTTCTGTTCGGTCAACATGGCGGCGGCCGGCCTCTATTCCCTGGGTGGCGCCTTCTGGGAATTCGGTGAGCCGGATTGGGAGCGCACGAAGTATTTCCTCATGTTCGGCGTGGCCGAAGACCATGACAGCAATCCGATCAAAATCGGCCTTGGACAGCTGAAAAGCCGGCCCTCCGACAACCCGGCCAAATTCGTCTCGGTCAATCCGATCCGCACGGGCTATTCCGCAATCGCCGATGAATGGCTCGGCATCAAGCCCGGTACCGACGGCCTCTTCGTTCTGTCGCTCATTCATGAGCTGCTCCGGAACGACAAAATCGACCTCGATTTCCTGGTGCGCTACACGAACGCGCCGTGGCTGGTCATCAACGCGCCGGACACGGAAGAACACGGCCTTATCTATCGCAACCAGGAAGGCGATCCGCTTTGCCTGGATCGCAATACCGGCACATTTGTCGACGCGATGCAGCCCGGTATTCGTCCACATCTGGTTGGCCCCGTCAGCTTGCCCGATGGGCGCCCTGCCCGCACGGTCCTCGACCTGCTGGTCTCGCGCTATCTCGATGATGCCTATGCGCCGGATCGCGTCGCACCGCAGATCGGCATCCCGGCCGAGACCATCCGGCGCATTGCCGCCGAACTGGCGGACGTTGCCTTCGAACAGACAATCGAAATCAAGACGCCTTGGACCGATTGGGCCGGCCGCCGCCATGAGAGCTTCATCGGCCGGCCGGTTTCCATGCACGCGATGCGCGGCGTCTCGGCGCATTCCAATGGCTTTCAGACGTGTCGCGCCATCCATGTCTTGCAGATGCTGCTGGGCAGCATCGACTGCCCCGGTGGCTGGCGCTACAAGCCGCCCTTCCCCAAGGTACCTGGATCCGGCCCCACGCCCTCGCCCATGGTCGGCCCCAACCAGCCGCTCACCGGCATGCCGCTCGGCTTCCCCCAGGGGCCAAAGGATCTGCTGGTCGACACCCTCGGCCAACCGCTCCGCATCGACAAGGCCTATTCCTGGGAGGCGCCTCTGGCCCTCCACGGGTTGATGCACATGGTCATTCACAATGCCTGGAAGGGCGATCCCTACACGATCGATACGCTCTTCCTCTATATGGCCAACATGGCCTGGAACTCGTCGATGAACACGGCGGGTACCATGGACATGTTGAAGGACAAGAACCCGGCGACGGGCGAGTACCGCATCCCCTTCATCATCTACAGCGATGCGTATTATTCCGAGACGGTCGCCTTCGCCGATCTGGTCCTCCCTGACACCACCTATCTTGAGCGCTGGGACTGCATTTCGCTGCTCGATCGCCCGATCAGCCACGCCGACGCGGCCGGGGACGCCATTCGGCAACCGATCATCAAGCCAGATCGCGACGTGCGGGCATTCCAGGACGTCTTACTCGACTTGGGCACAAGGCTGAAATTGCCTGGCATGGTGAGCGAGGATGGCAGCGCGCTCTATCCGGGGGGCTTGCGCGACTACATCCTGAAGCATGAACGCAAGCCCGGTATCGGCATGTTGAGTGGCTTCCGCGGCGACGGCACGGAGGAAGGGCGCGGGAAGCCGAACCCCGACCAGCTCGATCGCTACATTGCCAATGGCTGCTTCCACAAGATGGTCATCCCGGAGAATGCGCGCTTCAACCGCTTTGGCAATCTCGATTACCTGAAATGGGCGACCGCGCGCGGCCTGATCGACAATCCGGACCCGATGGTCCTGCAGCTCTATTCCGAGCCGATGCGGCGTTTCCAGCTCGCCGCCGAAGGCTTCGGCGACCGGCAGCCGGCCAATGAGCATGATGCCGCCCGCATTCGCGCCTTCGCCGATCCGCTGCCGATCTGGTACCCGCCCTTTGGCGAAGCTGAAACGGATGACGGTTTCCCGCTGCACGCGCTGACGCAGCGGCCGATGCATATGTACCATTCCTGGGGTACGCAGAATGTGTGGCTGCGCCAGTTGCAGGCACGCAACCCGCTCTTCGTGCATCACACAACGGCGGCTGAGCTCGATTTGACGGATGGCGATTGGGTCTGGATCGAAAGCGCCCATGGCAAGGTGAAGGCCGAAGTCAAACTAATGGATGGCGTGCACCCGGGCACGGTCTGGACCTGGAACGCCATCGGCAAGCGCAAGGGCGCCTGGAATCTTGTGCCGCAAGCACCGGAGGCTAAATCCGGCTTCCTGCTCAACCATGTCATCAGTGAGTTGCTGCCACCGCGCGAGGACGGTTATCGATATACGAATTCGGACCCGATCACCGGCCAGGCGGCCTGGTTCGATCTCAAGATCAAGCTGAGGAAATGTTCGGTCGAAGAATTCGGTATGACGGAGCCGAGCTTTGCGGCGCAGCCGCAACGCGGCCCGACCCCGGAACGGACCGTTCGCTATGGCGCCCCTCTTAAGAAGGGGGCTGCGGAATGA
- a CDS encoding 4Fe-4S dicluster domain-containing protein codes for MTSLPAEPATRRLGLVIDLDICVGCHACAVNCKEWNAGGHMAPLTDFDAFGEKPSGVWFNRIHTFEAGEGADGRTVHFPKSCLHCEKPDCVTVCPTGASFKRAEDGIVLVNEDFCIGCKLCSWACPYGAREFDEDVGVMKKCTLCIDRIYNETLDAVERVPVCVSTCPVGARHFGDLGDPASSVSQLVAEREGYDLMPEMGYRPTNKYLPPRPRKVGTAASAGTSCATTPATEQSDLSTHPFLRWVDRLLTR; via the coding sequence ATGACCTCCCTCCCCGCTGAACCGGCCACACGACGCCTGGGGCTGGTCATCGATCTCGATATCTGTGTCGGGTGCCATGCCTGCGCCGTCAACTGCAAGGAATGGAACGCCGGCGGCCACATGGCGCCGTTGACCGATTTCGATGCGTTTGGGGAAAAGCCGAGCGGCGTCTGGTTCAACCGTATCCACACCTTCGAAGCCGGCGAAGGTGCCGACGGCCGCACGGTGCATTTCCCAAAATCCTGTCTGCATTGCGAGAAGCCGGATTGCGTGACGGTCTGCCCGACCGGCGCTTCCTTCAAGCGCGCGGAAGACGGCATCGTGCTGGTGAACGAGGATTTCTGCATCGGCTGCAAGCTTTGCTCCTGGGCCTGTCCCTATGGCGCGCGCGAGTTCGACGAAGACGTCGGGGTGATGAAGAAGTGCACGCTCTGCATCGATCGCATCTATAACGAAACGCTCGACGCCGTGGAGCGCGTCCCCGTTTGCGTCTCCACCTGTCCGGTCGGTGCCCGGCATTTCGGCGATCTCGGCGATCCCGCCTCCAGCGTCTCCCAATTGGTGGCAGAGCGCGAGGGCTACGACCTGATGCCCGAGATGGGCTATCGCCCCACCAACAAGTATCTGCCGCCGCGGCCGCGAAAGGTCGGCACCGCGGCGTCTGCGGGGACGTCCTGCGCCACCACGCCGGCAACGGAACAGTCTGATCTCTCGACCCATCCCTTCCTGCGCTGGGTCGACCGGCTGCTGACGCGCTGA
- a CDS encoding dimethyl sulfoxide reductase anchor subunit family protein: MYPAYSVIFFTSASGAGYALLALLNLLALFGLLPAERWLGLTGFLVGLIAVTAGLLSSTYHLGRPERAWRAFSQWRSSWLSREGVLAVVTFAPAGITALGWVFWEQIWWFPAIILIACTVATICATAMIYASLKTIRRWNNGWTLPGYLGMGLASGSLWLCLLCALFGLETRLPSLLAIAMVAIAAGIKLGYWRFVDGDIGASTAGSATGLGRFGKVRLFAAPHTEENYLLKEMGFKVARKHAQKLRRIASRGAFAVPLIAVLLALAVPTAGPWLMVVAVLANAIGTVTERWLFFAEARHVVTLYYGADAA; this comes from the coding sequence ATGTATCCAGCCTATTCCGTCATCTTCTTCACCAGCGCTTCCGGCGCTGGCTACGCGTTGCTGGCTCTCCTCAACCTGCTGGCGTTGTTTGGCCTCCTGCCGGCTGAAAGATGGCTGGGCCTCACCGGCTTCCTTGTCGGACTGATTGCCGTTACCGCCGGCCTCCTCTCCTCCACCTATCATCTCGGCCGCCCAGAGCGCGCCTGGCGGGCCTTTTCGCAATGGCGCTCGTCCTGGCTGTCGCGCGAGGGCGTCCTCGCCGTGGTGACCTTTGCCCCGGCCGGCATCACGGCCTTGGGCTGGGTCTTTTGGGAGCAGATCTGGTGGTTCCCGGCGATTATCTTGATCGCCTGCACGGTGGCCACGATCTGTGCGACGGCCATGATCTATGCCAGCTTGAAGACGATCCGGCGCTGGAACAATGGCTGGACCTTGCCCGGCTATCTCGGCATGGGCCTGGCCAGCGGCAGCCTGTGGCTCTGCCTGCTATGCGCCTTGTTCGGACTCGAAACGCGCCTCCCCAGCCTGCTTGCCATCGCCATGGTCGCCATTGCTGCCGGGATCAAGCTCGGCTACTGGCGTTTCGTCGATGGCGATATCGGGGCATCTACGGCGGGATCTGCAACCGGCCTCGGTCGGTTCGGCAAGGTGCGACTCTTTGCGGCTCCGCATACGGAGGAGAACTATCTCCTCAAGGAAATGGGCTTCAAGGTTGCCCGCAAGCATGCGCAAAAGCTGCGGCGGATTGCATCGCGTGGCGCCTTCGCCGTTCCGCTGATCGCGGTCCTGCTGGCCTTGGCTGTTCCGACTGCCGGTCCGTGGCTGATGGTCGTCGCCGTGTTGGCGAATGCGATCGGCACCGTCACCGAACGTTGGCTTTTCTTTGCCGAAGCGCGCCATGTCGTGACGCTCTATTACGGAGCCGACGCCG